One Mycoplasma wenyonii str. Massachusetts DNA window includes the following coding sequences:
- a CDS encoding restriction endonuclease PLD domain-containing protein yields the protein MLSLKELEKSESLRTIVFTLNVPTREEVLLSTEKELDCTKHSLNACYSGLGLNDKSSSWYDVQLIVEGDSEDLPSKTEWFYIVTDDGYLFKARFEGKKSKKLNSFENTLLIGKWIKGRLAELGFVENFKEVSEDPKKHGIITQEMLGGYGGNQIFLKKTQKTKKDGKGLERDVWFMSFPFKL from the coding sequence ATGTTATCTCTGAAAGAATTAGAGAAATCTGAATCACTAAGAACTATTGTTTTTACTCTAAATGTTCCTACTAGAGAGGAGGTTCTGTTATCAACTGAAAAAGAGTTAGATTGTACTAAGCATTCTCTGAATGCTTGTTACAGTGGATTGGGCCTTAATGATAAATCTTCAAGTTGATATGATGTTCAATTAATCGTTGAAGGCGATTCAGAAGATTTGCCTTCTAAAACTGAATGATTCTATATTGTTACAGATGATGGATATCTATTTAAAGCGAGATTTGAAGGCAAAAAGAGCAAAAAGTTAAATTCTTTTGAAAACACATTATTAATTGGTAAGTGAATAAAGGGAAGACTGGCAGAGTTAGGTTTTGTTGAAAACTTCAAAGAAGTGTCTGAAGATCCTAAAAAACACGGAATAATTACTCAAGAGATGTTGGGGGGTTATGGGGGAAATCAAATCTTTTTAAAGAAAACTCAAAAAACTAAAAAAGATGGTAAAGGCTTGGAAAGAGATGTATGATTTATGTCTTTTCCTTTTAAGCTTTAG
- a CDS encoding restriction endonuclease PLD domain-containing protein, with protein MGERFLYSDIPSLRPKEGEKTINDCFREELEKADQIEISVGFSSFLSLKELDRLVTEKNIKNISVILGMYFFNGFPKPLHQLALEINKKWKDAGIGEIRLMKSCKYHGKLYCFMKDKQVFSAIIGSANLSFLIATETTRLHQYEIALLTDTADVLQSSLDHIQTLKSENISENIGVLEEKGFLFVIHSDLEKEHKISKVI; from the coding sequence ATGGGAGAAAGATTTCTATATTCCGATATTCCTTCTTTAAGACCAAAAGAAGGAGAAAAAACAATTAATGATTGTTTTAGAGAAGAGCTTGAAAAAGCAGATCAAATAGAAATCTCTGTTGGTTTTTCTTCCTTTCTTTCACTAAAAGAACTAGATAGATTAGTAACTGAAAAGAATATAAAGAATATTTCTGTAATCTTGGGAATGTATTTCTTTAATGGCTTTCCAAAACCATTGCATCAATTAGCTCTAGAAATTAATAAGAAATGAAAAGATGCAGGTATAGGGGAGATAAGACTAATGAAATCTTGTAAATATCACGGAAAGCTTTATTGCTTTATGAAAGATAAACAAGTTTTTTCAGCAATAATCGGCTCCGCTAACTTAAGTTTTTTAATTGCAACTGAAACAACTAGATTACATCAATATGAAATAGCTCTTTTAACAGATACAGCTGATGTTCTTCAAAGCTCTTTGGATCATATACAAACTTTAAAGTCTGAGAATATCTCTGAAAATATAGGTGTTTTGGAAGAAAAAGGTTTTTTATTTGTTATTCATTCTGATTTAGAAAAAGAACACAAGATCTCTAAAGTAATCTAA
- a CDS encoding MIP family Ig-specific serine endopeptidase, producing MPITWKSGTVLFSAIAGSIVGAKKLMNGSNDLIAPPSSGIDNDQSLFEQYSVTQEETNDLTDPETSYFELKQSKIEEDPFSQPSEGSGSSWNFADYTEEQKIKNREEAKRIYRILDDYTFKFFMPCGWGTAWILDYQIPEQGKYPTKWYIATNAHVIQRLSFSENTYGQNLPKWDKWIQYLRTKGRHSSQYNSVKSYQGPVRDTCWAVDTVGHIDINLSHHTTGEKNRSDVGGVALGEMKEPKLFFSAFNFLNKNIHDGYHFLDFVVLEIEFTNGDIAKRVTRDFATKYEQHPEDAIDLFGKPIESKYTSKEELWKAKDNYYILSYPKVPGKDKWQHTLNWDKNSTIASHLMAHGFEMNEQNKNKYKGFVQARKHWEDWQKGFKWQGDVYHKFGHYYQMFGNAVGPGSSGGLFVDGKGVAVAVTAQTSQNPYGTGGMLSWVEPLRSDGVVDEELKINTPKYDLILGAEGQKNSYKQQVEKYILKNGGRTWLSKRGNWTYQPAY from the coding sequence ATGCCTATTACCTGAAAGAGCGGAACTGTTCTATTTTCTGCTATAGCTGGTTCAATTGTTGGTGCAAAGAAATTAATGAATGGAAGTAATGATCTAATTGCCCCCCCCAGCTCAGGAATAGATAATGATCAATCACTCTTTGAACAATATTCAGTAACACAAGAAGAAACAAACGATTTAACCGATCCAGAAACTTCATATTTTGAACTTAAACAAAGCAAAATAGAAGAAGATCCATTTTCCCAGCCATCAGAAGGAAGTGGTTCATCTTGGAACTTTGCAGATTACACAGAAGAACAAAAGATAAAGAATAGAGAAGAAGCTAAAAGAATCTACAGAATACTAGATGACTACACCTTTAAATTCTTTATGCCTTGTGGTTGAGGAACTGCTTGAATACTGGACTATCAAATACCTGAACAAGGTAAATATCCTACAAAGTGATACATAGCAACAAATGCACACGTAATTCAAAGACTTAGTTTTTCTGAAAATACCTATGGACAAAACCTACCCAAGTGGGATAAGTGAATTCAATATCTAAGAACAAAGGGAAGACACTCAAGTCAATATAACTCAGTAAAAAGCTATCAAGGTCCAGTAAGAGATACCTGTTGAGCGGTAGATACAGTAGGTCATATAGACATAAACCTTTCACACCATACAACTGGAGAGAAGAATAGATCAGATGTTGGTGGAGTTGCTCTTGGAGAGATGAAAGAACCTAAGTTATTCTTCTCTGCCTTTAATTTCTTAAACAAAAACATTCACGATGGATATCACTTCTTGGATTTTGTAGTACTAGAAATTGAATTTACTAATGGGGATATTGCTAAGAGAGTAACAAGAGATTTTGCAACTAAATATGAACAACATCCAGAAGATGCTATTGATTTATTTGGTAAGCCAATAGAAAGTAAATATACATCTAAAGAAGAACTATGAAAAGCTAAAGATAACTACTATATTCTCTCCTACCCCAAAGTACCAGGAAAAGACAAATGACAACACACACTTAACTGAGATAAAAATAGTACTATTGCATCTCATTTAATGGCACATGGTTTTGAGATGAATGAACAAAACAAGAATAAATACAAAGGATTTGTACAAGCAAGAAAGCATTGAGAAGATTGACAAAAGGGCTTTAAGTGACAAGGGGATGTTTACCACAAATTTGGACACTACTATCAAATGTTTGGAAATGCAGTAGGGCCTGGATCGTCTGGTGGTTTGTTTGTTGATGGAAAAGGGGTTGCTGTTGCGGTAACTGCTCAAACTTCTCAAAACCCTTACGGAACAGGTGGAATGTTGTCTTGAGTGGAGCCTCTGAGAAGTGATGGAGTAGTAGATGAAGAACTAAAGATAAATACTCCTAAATATGACCTAATATTGGGGGCAGAAGGGCAAAAGAACTCTTATAAACAACAAGTAGAAAAATACATTCTTAAAAATGGTGGAAGAACATGGTTAAGCAAGAGAGGAAATTGAACTTATCAACCAGCATATTAA
- a CDS encoding MIP family Ig-specific serine endopeptidase gives MGWKAWVIAVPTVTGSAFGLKELITRNSLLPPPQKDIQAPSVGLVNQEQRREEEVIGLSLSQDTIQSSQEDVINLADDDEYIYSRRKGDVRKEAKEALDRLNDYSFKIFFPCGIGTGWILDYQLTDDGKYPTTWYIGTNAHVVNSFRFSDNPYDQRLPYYTGETNKLRWMNDKVNYSDVELWTGKSCRAVKGYGYLDIGLSKPETGEKHRPEYGFIRSKKIKEPKLFYMPYNFLKPNASLGIPDHNYRDFAVLEIEFSDPETAKELTNDFANKYKVDSTNAINIFANPIDSKYSLEKLDDANENFYTVAYPHTQKDKYTPAVNFDVQKAEASNLTKEMYYLSGERIRGYVDAKKLEDRHPSLKTEWNGKELSEVGHLYWINKFALEGGSSGSLYTDKDGNVLGVKRLAEWVVSNHSGIVPLRSNEIKKDGVIYSPKYDLILGSENQTSSYKQQVERYITKYGKRTWLSAREWKHKSK, from the coding sequence ATGGGCTGAAAGGCTTGAGTGATTGCTGTTCCAACAGTAACTGGTTCTGCTTTCGGACTTAAAGAATTAATAACTAGAAACAGTCTACTGCCCCCCCCTCAAAAAGATATACAAGCTCCTTCAGTTGGATTAGTTAATCAAGAACAAAGAAGAGAAGAAGAGGTTATTGGTCTTAGTCTCTCTCAAGACACTATTCAGTCTAGCCAAGAAGATGTAATTAATCTTGCAGATGATGATGAATACATCTATTCAAGGAGAAAAGGGGATGTAAGAAAAGAAGCTAAAGAAGCTTTAGATAGATTGAATGACTATTCTTTCAAGATCTTCTTTCCTTGTGGTATTGGAACTGGTTGGATACTAGACTATCAACTTACTGATGATGGCAAGTATCCTACAACTTGGTACATTGGAACTAATGCTCACGTAGTAAATTCCTTTAGATTTTCTGATAATCCATATGACCAAAGACTTCCTTACTATACAGGAGAGACTAACAAACTTAGATGAATGAATGATAAAGTTAATTATTCTGATGTTGAACTTTGAACTGGCAAGAGCTGTAGAGCTGTAAAAGGATATGGTTATCTAGATATAGGTCTTTCAAAGCCGGAAACTGGAGAAAAACATAGACCAGAATATGGTTTCATTCGCTCAAAAAAGATTAAAGAGCCAAAACTCTTCTATATGCCTTATAACTTCTTGAAACCAAATGCATCTCTTGGAATACCAGATCACAACTATAGAGACTTTGCAGTACTAGAAATTGAATTCAGTGATCCAGAAACTGCTAAGGAATTAACAAATGACTTTGCCAATAAGTACAAAGTAGATAGCACAAATGCAATCAATATATTTGCTAACCCCATTGACTCCAAATATTCTCTAGAAAAACTAGATGATGCAAATGAAAATTTCTACACTGTAGCTTATCCGCATACCCAAAAAGACAAATATACTCCTGCTGTTAACTTCGATGTTCAAAAGGCTGAGGCATCTAACTTAACTAAAGAAATGTATTATCTTTCAGGAGAAAGAATTAGAGGATATGTAGACGCAAAGAAACTAGAAGATAGACACCCTTCTCTCAAGACTGAATGGAATGGAAAAGAATTAAGTGAGGTTGGACATCTTTATTGAATAAATAAGTTTGCACTAGAAGGAGGTAGTTCAGGTAGCCTTTATACAGATAAGGATGGAAATGTATTAGGAGTTAAGAGATTGGCTGAATGAGTTGTTTCAAATCACTCCGGTATTGTTCCACTTAGAAGCAATGAAATTAAAAAAGATGGAGTGATTTACTCTCCAAAATATGACTTAATTCTTGGTTCTGAAAATCAAACCTCTTCTTATAAACAACAAGTAGAAAGATATATTACTAAGTATGGAAAAAGAACTTGATTGAGTGCTAGAGAATGAAAACACAAATCCAAATAA
- a CDS encoding DUF31 family putative serine protease codes for MTPDKTFYYWGHKYTPEKQRQNRAEAKRMYEILHDYSFKIHMPCSYGTGWILDYQIPEQGKYPTKWYIATAAHVIQGLSFSTNPYKQILPKSQTWTEHLRKNGKQKDRYEEMMKQERDIMDTCWAVDWAGHIDINLSQQGNGPDRKADVGAVFLKEMEEPKLFFTAFNFLDKNAVGGRHFSDFSVLEITFTSEEAAKRATNNFATKERYKNGSKDVINVFSEPIEKKYKTKNGEQLWRALQRENKNYYNLGYGWGAKDKWTYTTNWDEQKTLASTMAGYTRAADIRTDESKFLWQGDKYNFLGHLYRLEHNPVRGGRSGGMYIDGEGNAFGVVSIGGGNSTWAQPLRSAGTTEQREGMETVPYDLILGVKGQQNYYKKQVKEYITDKGGKTWLSTRKGWNYNDHELYS; via the coding sequence ATGACCCCAGATAAGACCTTTTATTATTGAGGACATAAATACACACCTGAAAAGCAAAGACAAAATAGAGCTGAAGCTAAAAGAATGTACGAAATATTACATGACTATTCCTTCAAGATTCATATGCCTTGTAGTTATGGAACTGGTTGGATACTAGACTATCAAATACCTGAACAAGGTAAATATCCAACTAAGTGATATATCGCTACAGCTGCACATGTAATTCAGGGACTTTCCTTCTCAACCAACCCTTATAAGCAAATTTTGCCTAAATCACAAACATGAACTGAACACTTAAGAAAGAATGGAAAACAAAAAGACAGATATGAAGAAATGATGAAACAAGAAAGAGACATAATGGATACTTGTTGAGCAGTAGATTGAGCAGGACATATTGACATAAATCTCTCACAACAAGGTAATGGACCAGATAGAAAAGCAGATGTTGGGGCAGTCTTCTTAAAAGAAATGGAAGAACCTAAGTTATTCTTTACTGCATTTAATTTCTTAGATAAAAATGCTGTTGGAGGGAGACATTTCAGTGACTTTTCAGTGCTAGAAATTACATTTACTAGCGAAGAAGCTGCAAAGAGAGCTACAAATAACTTTGCAACCAAAGAGAGATATAAAAATGGTTCTAAAGATGTAATTAATGTATTCAGTGAACCTATAGAGAAAAAATACAAAACCAAAAATGGGGAACAACTTTGAAGGGCGTTACAAAGAGAAAATAAGAACTACTATAACCTAGGTTATGGTTGAGGGGCGAAAGATAAGTGAACTTATACCACAAACTGAGATGAACAAAAAACCTTAGCTTCTACTATGGCTGGATACACTAGAGCAGCTGATATACGAACTGATGAATCTAAATTCCTGTGACAAGGTGACAAATACAACTTTTTGGGACATCTTTACCGACTTGAACATAATCCAGTAAGGGGAGGAAGATCAGGAGGTATGTATATTGATGGAGAAGGAAATGCCTTTGGAGTAGTTTCTATTGGTGGAGGAAATTCTACTTGAGCTCAGCCTTTAAGAAGTGCTGGTACCACAGAACAAAGAGAGGGAATGGAAACTGTTCCTTATGACTTAATATTGGGAGTTAAGGGTCAACAAAACTACTACAAAAAACAAGTAAAGGAATATATTACAGATAAGGGCGGAAAGACTTGATTGAGTACAAGAAAAGGTTGAAATTACAACGATCACGAACTATATTCTTAA
- a CDS encoding type I restriction endonuclease: protein MRSDRYYPRREREYLKFRTKEQRARTEAEWEEWLIKKLIRIGWQFRQDFQKEGKTKTYLLEKNLLIRLQNLYRSKHNKPYFKFSEDESYDLLEELKKTNYREINKPIVINSLLRREEKLEIPLIDQENIKNNYFEVIQQAHEYHKGKFSHIYDLVLLINGLPLVCIELKKATISIFEAFIQLKRYFKDRLVSEPLSIFNNLQLFMATNFQRVSYFWRRDIPDSMHLKRLTLRWCNHDSFQQLKWVNVLFSPARIIE from the coding sequence ATGAGATCAGACAGATATTATCCGAGAAGGGAAAGAGAATACCTGAAATTCAGAACAAAAGAACAAAGGGCTCGAACTGAAGCTGAATGAGAAGAATGATTAATTAAAAAACTTATAAGAATAGGTTGACAATTTAGACAAGACTTTCAAAAAGAAGGAAAAACAAAAACCTATCTATTAGAAAAAAATCTATTAATTCGACTTCAAAATCTTTATCGCAGCAAGCACAACAAACCTTATTTCAAATTTTCTGAAGATGAATCATATGACTTATTGGAGGAACTTAAAAAAACAAATTACAGAGAGATAAATAAACCTATTGTTATTAATTCACTCTTAAGGCGAGAGGAGAAGCTTGAAATACCATTAATTGACCAAGAGAATATTAAAAACAATTATTTTGAAGTTATTCAACAAGCCCACGAATATCACAAGGGAAAATTTTCACACATTTATGACTTGGTATTGTTGATTAATGGTTTGCCTTTAGTCTGTATAGAACTTAAAAAAGCAACTATTTCTATCTTTGAAGCTTTTATTCAATTAAAGAGATATTTCAAAGACAGATTAGTTTCTGAGCCACTCAGTATATTCAATAACCTTCAACTCTTTATGGCCACTAATTTTCAAAGAGTAAGTTATTTTTGAAGGAGAGATATTCCAGATTCAATGCATCTGAAGCGATTAACTCTGAGGTGATGTAATCACGATTCCTTTCAACAACTTAAATGAGTCAATGTACTTTTCAGCCCCGCAAGAATCATTGAATAG
- a CDS encoding restriction endonuclease PLD domain-containing protein, which yields MSTKFLYSNIWPLNLKRGQESIRECFLEELAKADEIRISVAYFSIGSLLSLDELIESSNIKKVCLILGMYGKKDFPESSYEIALSINEKWQRSGIGEIRMTKDWRYHGKLYCFLRNNQIFSAITGSANLSFLHLRKYPQYEEAVFIEDPETLNDSLEHINDLLASGITENIHTWLPPPEKDLNPNF from the coding sequence GTGAGTACTAAATTTCTTTACTCCAATATTTGACCTTTAAATCTCAAAAGGGGTCAAGAATCAATTAGAGAATGTTTTTTAGAAGAACTCGCGAAGGCTGATGAAATAAGAATCTCCGTGGCTTATTTCTCTATAGGTTCTTTATTGTCGTTGGATGAATTAATTGAATCTTCAAATATTAAAAAGGTGTGCTTAATTCTTGGAATGTATGGAAAAAAGGATTTCCCAGAAAGCTCATATGAAATAGCTCTATCAATTAATGAGAAATGACAAAGGTCAGGAATTGGGGAAATAAGAATGACAAAAGATTGAAGATATCACGGGAAACTCTATTGTTTTTTGAGAAATAATCAAATATTCTCTGCCATCACCGGATCTGCTAACTTAAGTTTTTTGCACTTAAGAAAATATCCCCAATATGAAGAAGCTGTTTTTATTGAGGATCCGGAAACCCTCAATGATTCTTTGGAGCATATAAATGACTTACTCGCTTCAGGAATTACTGAAAACATACATACTTGACTTCCTCCCCCAGAGAAGGATCTCAATCCAAATTTCTAA
- the tmk gene encoding dTMP kinase, translating to MKNNFFIVIEGIDASGKTGLIELLKSQLELEQNSSIKNYFGEKIYFTSEPYGPNKETKYSQLSSLIFSNCFSSVSEAFLFLAMRSDHLFNFIIPKLQENSLIFCDRYYLSTLAYQAYLKKVELDLLDSNMKYISKGTKPLVTFVLQISKEEHSKHKSHKREDNKYDSVNSFSYDSLVSAYDWAIQHLRESGEEIVLIPSSLSWEEKAQLVISYIERLIAK from the coding sequence ATGAAAAATAATTTTTTTATTGTCATCGAAGGCATTGATGCATCTGGAAAAACTGGCCTTATTGAGTTATTAAAAAGTCAATTAGAGTTAGAGCAAAATAGTTCAATAAAAAACTATTTTGGAGAGAAGATCTACTTTACCTCAGAACCTTATGGACCCAATAAAGAAACTAAATACTCTCAACTAAGTAGTCTCATATTCTCAAATTGCTTTAGTTCTGTCTCAGAAGCCTTTCTCTTTTTAGCTATGAGATCAGATCATCTATTTAACTTCATAATTCCCAAGTTACAAGAAAACTCTCTAATCTTTTGTGATAGGTATTATCTTTCTACTCTTGCCTATCAAGCTTATCTAAAGAAAGTAGAGTTAGACTTGCTTGACTCAAATATGAAATACATCTCTAAAGGGACTAAGCCTTTAGTGACTTTTGTATTGCAGATCTCTAAGGAAGAACACTCTAAACACAAGAGTCATAAGAGAGAAGACAATAAATATGATTCTGTTAATTCCTTCAGTTATGACTCTTTAGTGTCTGCTTATGATTGAGCCATTCAACATCTAAGAGAGTCCGGAGAAGAGATTGTTTTAATTCCTAGCTCTCTTAGTTGAGAGGAAAAAGCTCAACTAGTAATTTCTTATATCGAGCGACTTATAGCTAAGTAG
- a CDS encoding ATPase domain-containing protein: MSSSKTKGLSEKLSSLGIQLWSDEKRIQTNPVNNNFSKIPTGSYALDRALGTGGWPGGKIIEIFGADSSGKSTLALHAIAEAQAQNKTCVYIDLENTLNKVWAEKIGVKANQLYICYPSSGEETFNIINSLVQSNEADLIVVDSVAAMVPNVELESSIEDQNMGLQARLMSKGLRILQSHLINSQTTVIFINQIREQIKQSFFPSTTTSGGRALKYAASIRVEVKRLEAIKKQEKIVGFLTKITIIKNKFNNPLIQLNLRLYFDSGFCKAYELIHEALERKLIEKRGVWFYYKDKNIAQGLSALKEKLFSPAYSAQLKELQSKLEK, from the coding sequence ATGAGTTCTTCAAAAACAAAAGGTTTGAGCGAAAAGCTAAGCTCTTTGGGGATCCAACTCTGAAGTGATGAAAAGAGAATTCAAACAAACCCAGTTAATAATAACTTTTCTAAGATTCCTACAGGTTCTTATGCCCTAGATAGAGCGCTAGGTACAGGAGGTTGACCTGGTGGAAAAATAATAGAGATATTTGGAGCTGACTCTTCAGGAAAGTCTACTTTAGCTCTACATGCTATTGCAGAGGCCCAAGCACAAAATAAAACCTGTGTGTACATCGATCTAGAAAATACCTTAAATAAAGTTTGAGCAGAAAAAATAGGAGTTAAAGCGAATCAACTATATATCTGCTATCCTTCTTCCGGAGAAGAAACCTTCAATATCATTAACTCTTTAGTTCAAAGCAACGAAGCAGACTTAATAGTTGTTGACTCAGTTGCAGCTATGGTACCTAATGTGGAACTAGAAAGTTCTATTGAAGATCAAAATATGGGTCTACAAGCTAGATTAATGAGCAAGGGGTTGAGAATTCTTCAATCACACTTAATTAACTCTCAAACAACAGTGATCTTTATCAATCAAATTAGAGAACAAATAAAGCAATCTTTCTTCCCCTCTACAACCACTTCTGGAGGTAGAGCCCTTAAGTATGCCGCAAGCATTCGAGTTGAGGTTAAGAGATTAGAGGCAATCAAGAAACAAGAAAAAATTGTGGGATTCCTAACAAAAATTACAATCATTAAAAACAAATTCAATAATCCTTTAATACAGCTGAATCTAAGGCTGTATTTCGACTCAGGATTCTGTAAAGCTTATGAACTCATTCATGAAGCTCTTGAGAGAAAACTCATAGAAAAAAGAGGGGTTTGATTCTATTACAAAGATAAAAATATTGCACAGGGACTATCTGCTCTAAAAGAAAAGCTGTTTAGCCCCGCATACAGTGCACAACTTAAAGAACTTCAATCAAAACTAGAGAAATAA